In the Vogesella sp. XCS3 genome, CACCCCGCTACGCCAGCTAAGCTGCCTTTGAAGTAGCAAGGCAGCGGCTTGCTTGAGCGATTCCTGTGCATCCATCCACGACTTGCGCCCCAGCAGGGTCATGGCGCGGCAAACGTGCAGCAAAAACACATTGTGCTCGCCCTTGAGCATGCCGTTGAGCTCGTTGGCGACCTGGTCCATCTTTTCGGCGTTACCCGCTTCGCTGTGCGCTTGTAGCAGGTCGATCAGTACGTCAGGGCCAAAGGCGCTGTTATTGCGGCCGATGCGTACGGCCTTTTCCAGATATAGCGCCGCTTTGGCCGGGTCGCCGGCGTTCAGCGCACTTTCCCCGGTCAGGCATAGGCGGCGGAAGTTGCGCGGCGATAGCGCCACCGCTTTTTCCAGTACTTCAAGCGATTCGGCAAACTGGCCACAGCGAGCCAGATTGTGCGCCAGTGTGTCGTAGGCGTCGGTGTAGTGCGGGGCTTCGTTGATGATGTCTTGCAGCAGCTCGCTGCTTTCAGCCACTTTATCCTGTGCCTTGAAGATGCGCGCCAGCCCCATCTTGGCCCACGGGATGACACGCAGATCCAGAATCTCCGAATAGCACTTGCTGGCTTCGTTGTAGTGTTCCAGTGCCAGGTGGGTTTCGGCGAGCAGCCGAAGCACATCCAGTTTTTGTACCGGGGTGGTGGCCTTGCCTACCAGCTCGTCCATGGTGGCGATGGCCAGGTCTTCGCGGCCATTCATCAGGTGCAAATGCGCCGGCTTCAGGAAGCGCTTGCGGGTAAAGGCCGACTGCATGCGGTCAAACAGCGCCTGGCTGGAAAACGGCTTGAGAATGTAATCGTCCGGGGCGACTTCGGCGGCGGCCACCACGCGTTCGTAGCTACGCTCGCCGGTAATCATGATCCATACCGAGGTAAGCGGGTAGCTGCCGGTGCTGCGCAGCTGTTCCAGCATCTCCTGGCCATTCATGCCCTCGCCCAGGTTGTAGTCGCACAGCACTACGTCGAAGCTGCGCTTTTGCAGGCGCATCAGGCCATCAGCTGCGTTGGCTGCCGTTTCCGAGCGGGTCACGCCCACATTGCTGAGCATGGCTCGCAACGACTGTCGCACGGTAAGCGAGTCGTCAATGATCAGTACGGTGGTGGTGTCGCTGAATACGTTCACGCCAGGGTTCTCTTGTCGTAGTCGTTATTGGAAGCAGGCTGTGCGCTGGTGGCTCTTAATATAATCCAGCTTGCTTGAAAATCCGAATATAGAAACGGCATGTCATGTTGAAAGTGGCAAAAGTGAGTGCAATAAGCTTAGATAAGAAAACCACCTTAAGCGGAGCGTTGCCATGCAATACGAAGAAGTCGTATCCCAGCATTTCCTGACCCTGCGGCGCACGCCGTTTCCCCATGTGCTGATCGAGCAGGCCTTGCTGGAAATGGGCGGTGGCGGGCCTGCCGGCATGAGCTACCGCAAGAAGGTGCTGGCTGCCGCAGGTTGGCCGCACGATGGCCTGGTGCCATTTGCCAAATA is a window encoding:
- a CDS encoding response regulator, encoding MNVFSDTTTVLIIDDSLTVRQSLRAMLSNVGVTRSETAANAADGLMRLQKRSFDVVLCDYNLGEGMNGQEMLEQLRSTGSYPLTSVWIMITGERSYERVVAAAEVAPDDYILKPFSSQALFDRMQSAFTRKRFLKPAHLHLMNGREDLAIATMDELVGKATTPVQKLDVLRLLAETHLALEHYNEASKCYSEILDLRVIPWAKMGLARIFKAQDKVAESSELLQDIINEAPHYTDAYDTLAHNLARCGQFAESLEVLEKAVALSPRNFRRLCLTGESALNAGDPAKAALYLEKAVRIGRNNSAFGPDVLIDLLQAHSEAGNAEKMDQVANELNGMLKGEHNVFLLHVCRAMTLLGRKSWMDAQESLKQAAALLLQRQLSWRSGVRFLEAVARLPDDIDGYQGYDWVKQLSLRLVRTHQDVEQLAAMAKKSIVLIRAVHDAYGFLQNTNDEAVSLTKDKKKDAAAKLLYDTASATLNDRLGMNACALLLQLADENSIGLAQELLGWLPAEHERVHGLVATLQKLRHAAAQQEILPD